Proteins from a genomic interval of Rhodococcoides fascians A25f:
- a CDS encoding sensor histidine kinase, translating into MWSRQSRRPVNRRHTLTLAGQYLVLQLAVLALVLGAVAAISIEQSTDEFRDLRGARMLSVAENLASTPVVRDQLDAPLVERVLAPDVDRAVALSGASLAEIVSTDGAVIVSTDPTRIGSSAALGDSDVLDGRGWSGDIEAAGIRSIAGHVPVLAADGSVLAIVTVAERYPSTWTLLSESGARLILYLAIGAGLGAVGSWLLSRRIRRHTFGLETAEIASLADHREALLHSIREGVIAIGNDGTITVINDSACTLLGLDPTVVGKQVDHVGIDDGVLDVLKSDGEVADFIVTTAHRVLALNRRTATSRGQHIGTVTTMRDSTELASMQSQLTSHRSVTDTLRAQTHEFANQLHTISGLAQLGSYDEVTALVGTLTRRRAEISESITAHIHDPAVAALLIAKTSLAAEIGVRLTLDPASNLRPLDPAMSTDVITVVGNLVDNALDASRECGERAITVVIDDTDELVIDVTDSGRGVPEHMRQSVFSRGVTSKPDQPGGRGIGLALVRLVSTQHGGTATVDNAATGGARFRVRIPLPERESTGER; encoded by the coding sequence TTGTGGTCACGACAGAGTCGACGACCAGTCAACCGACGACACACCCTCACCCTCGCCGGGCAGTACTTGGTGTTGCAGCTCGCCGTCCTCGCCCTCGTACTCGGTGCCGTCGCCGCGATATCGATAGAGCAGTCCACCGACGAATTTCGCGACCTGCGCGGAGCTCGGATGCTTTCCGTTGCCGAGAATCTGGCGTCGACTCCCGTCGTTCGTGATCAGCTGGACGCGCCATTGGTCGAACGAGTGCTCGCACCCGACGTAGATCGGGCCGTCGCGCTCTCCGGCGCATCGCTGGCAGAAATAGTGTCCACCGACGGTGCTGTGATCGTGTCCACCGATCCCACCCGAATCGGTAGCTCAGCCGCCCTGGGGGACAGCGACGTCCTCGACGGCCGCGGGTGGTCGGGTGACATCGAAGCTGCGGGCATCCGGTCCATTGCCGGCCACGTCCCCGTCCTGGCAGCCGATGGTTCGGTGCTCGCCATCGTGACCGTGGCGGAGCGGTACCCGTCCACGTGGACGCTGTTGTCCGAGTCCGGAGCGAGATTGATTCTGTACCTGGCAATCGGTGCCGGTCTGGGTGCCGTGGGGTCGTGGTTGCTCTCTCGCCGGATACGGCGACACACGTTCGGCCTGGAGACGGCAGAGATCGCAAGCCTCGCCGACCATCGAGAAGCGTTGTTGCACAGTATCCGTGAGGGGGTGATCGCCATCGGAAACGACGGCACCATCACCGTGATCAACGACAGCGCATGCACACTTCTCGGGCTCGATCCCACCGTGGTCGGCAAGCAGGTGGACCACGTCGGCATCGACGACGGGGTACTGGACGTTCTGAAGTCCGATGGAGAGGTGGCGGACTTCATCGTCACGACCGCGCACAGGGTGCTCGCACTCAACCGCCGCACCGCCACCAGCCGCGGACAACACATCGGCACCGTCACCACGATGCGTGACAGCACCGAGCTCGCGTCGATGCAGAGTCAGCTGACGTCACACCGCAGTGTCACCGACACGCTCCGCGCCCAGACTCACGAATTCGCCAATCAACTCCATACCATTTCCGGCTTGGCCCAATTGGGCAGTTACGACGAGGTGACAGCCCTCGTCGGCACCCTCACCCGTAGGCGCGCGGAGATCAGCGAATCGATCACCGCACACATCCACGATCCGGCGGTGGCAGCGCTACTCATCGCGAAGACGTCGTTGGCCGCAGAAATCGGTGTGCGCCTGACTCTCGACCCCGCATCCAACCTGAGACCGCTCGACCCCGCGATGTCGACGGACGTGATCACGGTGGTGGGCAATCTGGTGGACAACGCACTCGACGCATCGCGCGAATGCGGCGAGCGTGCCATCACGGTCGTCATCGACGACACGGACGAGTTGGTCATCGATGTCACCGACTCGGGCCGAGGGGTGCCGGAACACATGCGACAATCTGTGTTCTCACGGGGAGTGACCTCGAAACCCGACCAACCCGGCGGGCGCGGAATCGGTCTCGCTCTGGTCCGATTGGTCAGTACGCAACACGGCGGAACAGCGACGGTGGACAACGCCGCTACCGGGGGCGCTAGATTCCGAGTGCGAATCCCGTTGCCGGAGCGAGAGAGCACAGGAGAACGATGA
- a CDS encoding response regulator: MTASTTVLVVDDDFMVADIHRRFVDRTDGFRAVGVARTAAEALTAIAEIQPDLILLDVHLPDASGLDVLRTLRAQNNAVGVIMITAARELDTVNAALTGGATDYLIKPFEYVNLRDKLDAFLARRKALSTDRLDQGVVDALFGRGTVAAERVQLPKGMSAETGKSVLDVITPGTELSASECADLVGISRVSARRYLEHYLSHEILDIRLQYGRAGRPERLYRRR, from the coding sequence ATGACCGCATCGACGACCGTCCTCGTGGTCGACGACGACTTCATGGTGGCCGACATTCATCGTCGCTTCGTGGACCGGACAGACGGCTTCAGGGCAGTGGGTGTAGCTCGTACTGCAGCGGAAGCACTCACTGCCATTGCCGAAATACAGCCGGATCTGATTTTGCTCGACGTCCATCTTCCGGACGCATCGGGGCTCGACGTCCTCCGAACGTTGCGCGCGCAGAACAACGCCGTAGGCGTCATCATGATCACCGCCGCTCGCGAATTGGATACCGTCAATGCCGCGCTGACCGGTGGTGCCACGGACTACCTCATCAAACCGTTCGAGTACGTGAACCTGAGAGACAAGCTCGACGCGTTTCTGGCGCGCCGGAAGGCTCTGTCCACGGATCGGCTCGACCAGGGTGTCGTCGACGCTCTGTTCGGTCGTGGAACCGTCGCCGCCGAACGCGTGCAGTTGCCGAAGGGAATGTCCGCCGAGACAGGGAAGTCGGTGCTCGACGTCATCACGCCGGGAACCGAATTGTCGGCGAGTGAATGTGCCGATCTCGTCGGGATTTCGCGCGTGAGTGCACGCAGATACCTCGAGCATTACCTGTCACACGAGATTCTCGATATCCGGCTGCAGTACGGCAGGGCCGGGCGACCCGAACGGCTGTATCGCCGTCGATAG